The Victivallis lenta genome has a window encoding:
- a CDS encoding prepilin-type N-terminal cleavage/methylation domain-containing protein, translating into MNPIIGTRAAQGLTASRNPNRRQRRYIPYSFTLIELLIVIAIIAILASMLLPALNQARERARGISCLANLKQVIGMIGMYTDDNNGKVLAWNGNISPNCGKWSSMIHAYMTNTTPTDWGYITDENRVHPPFNCPASPFSGLTRSTGLGGVHYAANASQHRQSGRDDFSGFFPDAQYLSTSKRTLSMIRNPSSLAAVLDINYLTTGWTPPAIFGRRGDLCGIHENFGPEEDAAKGAVWRHSGGLNVAMADGHCESKRGAEVPKCDYNVPFWSYYADRY; encoded by the coding sequence ATGAACCCAATCATCGGTACGCGAGCTGCACAGGGCCTGACTGCATCCCGGAATCCGAATCGCAGACAACGAAGGTATATTCCATATTCATTTACACTGATAGAGTTGCTGATCGTGATAGCGATCATCGCGATTCTCGCCTCGATGCTTCTCCCGGCGTTGAATCAGGCGCGGGAACGGGCCCGAGGCATCAGCTGTCTCGCCAATCTCAAACAGGTGATCGGCATGATCGGCATGTATACCGACGACAATAACGGCAAAGTTCTGGCGTGGAACGGAAACATCTCTCCCAACTGCGGCAAGTGGTCCTCAATGATCCATGCCTACATGACCAATACGACACCGACTGACTGGGGATATATTACGGACGAAAACCGGGTTCATCCTCCTTTCAACTGCCCGGCCTCTCCCTTCTCCGGCTTGACCAGGAGCACTGGACTCGGCGGGGTGCATTATGCCGCCAACGCAAGCCAGCATCGCCAGTCCGGCAGAGATGATTTCTCCGGTTTTTTCCCGGATGCCCAGTACCTCAGCACCAGCAAACGGACGCTGTCGATGATCAGGAATCCGTCAAGCCTCGCGGCGGTTCTGGACATCAACTATCTGACGACCGGTTGGACGCCTCCGGCAATTTTCGGCCGCCGAGGTGATCTTTGCGGCATTCATGAAAATTTCGGGCCGGAAGAAGATGCCGCAAAGGGCGCCGTCTGGCGTCACAGCGGCGGCCTGAACGTCGCGATGGCTGACGGACATTGTGAATCAAAACGCGGAGCTGAGGTTCCGAAATGCGACTACAACGTTCCGTTCTGGAGTTATTACGCCGATCGTTATTGA